A genomic window from Silene latifolia isolate original U9 population chromosome 11, ASM4854445v1, whole genome shotgun sequence includes:
- the LOC141614957 gene encoding uncharacterized protein LOC141614957, with protein sequence MYPFERFLNHVKKKIGNKARVEGSICNAYLTEEIANFCSLYFEKHIETKAKYLNIDEADELDTSIPKCFQMQDEIGCSSVGGTRFLDDKEYNRAHLYVLSNCEVLEPYEAQFVTDFIKDHPNVNREDVWHKHEDQFPAWFRKHVCKLNIQDDVIRSLALGPSRKVVTWNRYSINGFKFQTFDYGKSKAKCNYGVTISSLDGNDYYGILEDIFELCYNGRDRSYKTVLFKIQWRDNSVAGTRVHDRYKLVEVNHTRTYSQYDPFILEQQAHQVYFASLPSTSNDRQQKQWWAVFKTKARSEVDTSFFQEEVVSETVLSPVDHDEIIYANEIEAEEELEEEEEENDKERDGIEEGEEEEEEEEEEEEEEEEEEEEEEEDEDDDDDE encoded by the coding sequence atgtatcctttcgaaaggtttcttaatcatgtgaagaaaaaaattggtaataaagctcgtgtggaaggttctatatgcaatgcctacctaacggaagagattgccaatttttgctctctttattttgaaaaacatattgagaccaaagcaaaatacttgaatattgatgaagcggatgaactagacacaagtatacccaagtgtttccaaatgcaggatgaaatagggtgttcatcagttgggggaacaagatttctggatgacaaggagtataaccgtgcccacctttatgtgctatctaattgtgaggttttggagccatatgaagctcaatttgtgacagatttcattaaagatcaccctaatgtgaacagagaggatgtttggcataagcatgaggatcaatttccagcctggtttcggaagcatgtatgtaagctaaatattcaagatgatgtgataagaagcttggctttgggtccttctcgaaaggttgtgacgtggaatcgatattcaattaatgggtttaagtttcaaacatttgactatggcaaaagtaaggctaaatgcaactacggcgttactatttcttctcttgatggcaatgattattatggcatattagaggatatctttgagttgtgctacaatggccgggataggagttataaaaccgtcttattcaagattcaatggagggataattccgtagctggaacgagagtccatgatcgttacaaactcgtggaagtgaatcatactcgaacctactctcaatatgacccatttatacttgaacaacaagctcatcaagtttattttgcatctcttccgagcacaagcaatgatagacaacaaaagcaatggtgggccgtttttaaaacaaaggcacgatcagaagttgatacatcttttttccaagaagaggttGTATCAGAAACAGTTTTGTCCCCAGTTGATCATGATGAAATTATTTATGCAAATGAGATAGAAGCGGAGGAGgagttagaagaggaagaagaagagaatgataaggagagggatgggatagaagagggggaagaagaagaagaagaggaggaggaagaggaagaagaagaagaagaagaagaagaagaagaagaagaagatgaggatgatgatgatgatgagtaa